A stretch of Brassica napus cultivar Da-Ae chromosome C6, Da-Ae, whole genome shotgun sequence DNA encodes these proteins:
- the LOC125588437 gene encoding uncharacterized protein LOC125588437, translated as MKNSEARSAGSAPLPEANEVEKKNPNECNYIQNDKRSHGKGRCGYRNRDNYSNGRDRHLTDRKGNHNNRGRGSNPGRSRGESLKDKNPEAHMVHDSGYEADKESDVANDDLMDFETSDCLKD; from the exons atgaagaacagCGAAGCTAGATCTGCCGGATCTGCCCCATTACCAGAGGCCAATgaagttgaaaagaaaaatcccAACGAGTGCAATTACATCCAGAATGATAAAAGATCACACGGAAAAGGCCGTTGTGGATACAGAAACCGTGACAATTACTCGAACGGTCGAGATAGACACTTGACCGaccggaaaggaaaccacaataaccgtggtcgtggttccaatcccGGCCGTAGCCGAGGCG AGAGTCTTAAggacaagaacccggaggctcaTATGGTCCATGATTCCGGTTATGAGGCTGATAAAGAATCTGATGTTGCAAATGACGACCTTATGGATTTTGAGACCTCTGATTGTCTCAAAGACTAA
- the LOC125588436 gene encoding secreted RxLR effector protein 161-like yields the protein MDKAHSLSSPMVVRSLDLEKDPFGPKKPDEDMLGPEIPYLSAIGALMYLASHTRPDISFAVSLLSRFSSCPTLRHWNGIKHLFRYLQGTPDLGLFYTDRPSEKMAGYADVGYLSNPHNARSQTGYVFIHGGAAVSWRSTKQTLEATSSNHAEIIAMFEASRELVWLGI from the coding sequence ATGGACAAGGCTCATTCCTTGTCAagtcctatggtcgtgaggtccttagaccttgagaaggatCCATTCGGACCAAAGAAGCCAGACGAGGATATGCTCGGACCGGAAATACCTTATCTAAGTGCCATTGGAGCCTTAATGTATTTGGCTAGCCATACAAGACCGGACATTAGTTTTGCCGTGAGTTTACTGTCTAGATTCAGTTCATGTCCGACACTTAGGCACTGGAACGGAAtaaaacatctgttcagatatctgcaaggaacaccCGATCTCGGATTGTTCTATACCGATCGGCCAAGTGAGAAGATGGCTGGATATGCAGATGTTGGGTACTTATCTAACCCACACaatgctagatctcagacagGTTACGTGTTTATACACGGTGGGGCTGCAGTAAGTTGGCGGTCCACAAAACAAACCTTAGAGGCAACATCATctaatcatgccgagatcatagccatgtttgaagcaagccgagagcttGTGTGGTTAGGAATATGA
- the LOC125588894 gene encoding uncharacterized protein LOC125588894 isoform X1 — protein sequence MGLISKEEISKTRRYSSSLWRCIKTIFVLFTMFLSYILFSAPIFLSVADAVLPSIILSSFSSLLRLSPSTVSSHISNYDFRYSLIDIPLISIIRSAIILCVYGLCDGPKLSRGPYLSMTMICSICSLIYVSFKAAVVFGEPVVGDGGGKFRTEEVALFVCSWVLAIGHIVVAYRTSCRERRKLLVFKIDIESWYRSSSGSVRPWVRALATAEFTCGLQHPRPKTVTR from the exons atgggtCTGATTAGCAAAGAAGAGATCAGCAAAACAAGAAGATACTCATCTTCTCTTTGGAGATGCATCAAGACCATCTTCGTTCTCTTCACTATGTTCCTCTCTTACATCCTCTTCTCTGCTCCTATCTTCCTCTCTGTCGCAGACGCCGTCCTACCCTCCATCATCCTCTCAtccttctcttctctccttcGTCTTTCTCCGTCGACTGTTTCTTCTCATATAAGCAACTACGATTTCAGATACTCCCTCATCGATATTCCTCTCATCTCCATCATTAGATCTGCCATTATTCTCT GTGTTTACGGGCTCTGTGACGGACCAAAGCTATCAAGGGGACCATATCTGTCCATGACGATGATATGCTCGATATGTTCATTAATCTACGTGTCTTTTAAGGCAGCTGTTGTGTTCGGCGAGCCAGTGGTCGGAGACGGGGGAGGAAAGTTTAGAACAGAGGAAGTGGCTCTGTTTGTGTGTTCGTGGGTCTTAGCCATCGGTCATATCGTTGTGGCGTACAGAACGAGTtgtagagagagaagaaagcTCTTAGTCTTCAAGATCGACATCGAATCC tggtataggAGCTCCAGCGGGAGTGTCCGCCCCTgggttcgagccttggccacTGCAGAATTTACATGTGGGCTGCAGCatccgagaccgaagaccgttacacggtga
- the LOC125588894 gene encoding uncharacterized protein LOC125588894 isoform X2, with protein MGLISKEEISKTRRYSSSLWRCIKTIFVLFTMFLSYILFSAPIFLSVADAVLPSIILSSFSSLLRLSPSTVSSHISNYDFRYSLIDIPLISIIRSAIILCVYGLCDGPKLSRGPYLSMTMICSICSLIYVSFKAAVVFGEPVVGDGGGKFRTEEVALFVCSWVLAIGHIVVAYRTSCRERRKLLVFKIDIESKGPEDNL; from the exons atgggtCTGATTAGCAAAGAAGAGATCAGCAAAACAAGAAGATACTCATCTTCTCTTTGGAGATGCATCAAGACCATCTTCGTTCTCTTCACTATGTTCCTCTCTTACATCCTCTTCTCTGCTCCTATCTTCCTCTCTGTCGCAGACGCCGTCCTACCCTCCATCATCCTCTCAtccttctcttctctccttcGTCTTTCTCCGTCGACTGTTTCTTCTCATATAAGCAACTACGATTTCAGATACTCCCTCATCGATATTCCTCTCATCTCCATCATTAGATCTGCCATTATTCTCT GTGTTTACGGGCTCTGTGACGGACCAAAGCTATCAAGGGGACCATATCTGTCCATGACGATGATATGCTCGATATGTTCATTAATCTACGTGTCTTTTAAGGCAGCTGTTGTGTTCGGCGAGCCAGTGGTCGGAGACGGGGGAGGAAAGTTTAGAACAGAGGAAGTGGCTCTGTTTGTGTGTTCGTGGGTCTTAGCCATCGGTCATATCGTTGTGGCGTACAGAACGAGTtgtagagagagaagaaagcTCTTAGTCTTCAAGATCGACATCGAATCC AAAGGTCCAGAGGATAATCTGTAA